The segment AATAGTCCTACTGATGTCTTGCTTCCTCTTATACAACAACATGATAGTCTTAcagtttctcattttttatacaAAGTTTACTTTGACAAGTGCTTTCCAGAAATCCAGGTCAATTGTTTGTGAGAGATTTATTTGTTACCATAGAAAACGtcattattttcacaatttaGGTTGGACCAAAATGGCCATTCTTTCCTTTGTATTTAAGTAACAAACAAATGGCTCTTGATAAACTGCTGTATGGAGTTTGAAAAGAGGCGATGAAACTACCAAGGGCAAGTATGAAAGCAGCAgcaattttcaaaatagataCTTGAAGGTGATTAGTACATACCAATCATGCCTAACTCCAATAAGTCCACGGTCATATATGACAGGCAAGGTATTGGGGCCACTAACTGGAACAACATTCATAACCCAGCAATTAATCTCAAGGTCATGCAGTGCAGCTGCAAACCTGCCACAGTAAAATGATTTCCATTTTCTTTAAGGTTAAAAGGAATACTGAAAATGGAGAGGGTTTATAAAACATCCAATTACTATGCAAGAATATGGCAAAGATATCAAGAGTTGTTAGAATGATATACCCTCCATATCCAGCTCTCATGTCTAACACATTTCTTAATTTGAATTCTCTCCAGTGAAAAGCACCAACATAACCAGTGATTATCTCATTCCAATACTTTGACTCTGCCTTGAAGATTTCCTTTCTGGATATGTAGGCATCCATCTCTATGCTCTGGAGCCTGTCTGGTGGATAATGAAGGCGTGAAGGCCATGTAGTAACATTAGCTCCATATCCATTCTCTGGTAATCGAGTGATGCATGTTCTCAAATTAACATACCTGCAAAAAGTATAAAAGTTGTtccatattatttattttgacagtcTTCTCCTTCATAGCTTGTTAAGCCTTATTGAGCTCTTGTGGGATGTTGAAAATGAAAAGCATAACGTATGTCCAATAAAGCAACTAGATTAACAACTACCAGAAATTGTTGTTAAATTAACATGCAGAAATTTAATACAAAACATATTTCCCTATCTTTTCTCACAGAACAGTTATATTGAAGTACAAAGAAAACTTCTTGGTTCCAACCAAAATTCTTGCCTTTACAAAAGTTATATGAGAATCTTAATGAAGATTTGGAATACTTTGtttctcctttatttattttaatagccAGATTATCATTACATTCCTATTATTTTCCTTAAGTTGCTTCATGCTGTAAATGCAGTCACACCCTACAGAATTCCTCTCtcttaaataattaattcaaGCTTAAACATAGAAAAGATGACAAACAATGAACGTTTCATTCTATATGACTCAACTCAACAAAAGACAGGCTAAAATCATTTTATCCCTAAGGCAAAATTGTGGAAACCATTCTAAATAAAAGGCAATTTATAGCCAGAACTAAAATATTAAACTCTAAAAGATCAATTTCAGAAAGACTATCGCAGCATCAAGGGTCATGCGCTAAAGAGCACATTTACACTATCTGTCtgtatatttaatttaaattggcATATGTGAAATCCATACATTCACTAAAAGTGAAGTCAAGGGTGTGAAAGTCATACCAAACTTTGTCTGGATCATCGTCAGAATCACACAATGGAGGTTGCACTTCACCAGCACGATTAAGATAGCAGCTGTTATTCAAAGGTTTTCGCCATACAGCAAGATATCCCTCCTTCTTTACTAGTTCCCAACAAATGCGAGTAGCCAAGTTCTCTATTCCTGAAAGTGTAAATAAATAAGCCCAAATATGAATCTGTAAGATAAATAGGAAAATTATCACCAGAAGaggaaaatttttggtttggttgtttggggtggggggggggggggggggggtggagaagataataaaatgaaacaaagaTTATGAGACTGCACAGCAACAAACTAATAACTAACAAGTGCTGAATAAGACAAAAAACCTAGAAGAACATTCATTGTGAGCTACCTCTCCATTGTTCTCGTAGGTTTTCTTCACGTTTATAAACAGCCTCTGCTGCCCAAATAAAATATCCTCCTGCCCTTAGCATCCTGTTGGCTTCAAGTAGCATAATTCCATCTGCATCCAGGCCAATGAAAATGGATTATCAATGTCAACAGATTCAGCAAAACAGTATCAAATACATTTAcaatccctttttatttttactccctttttatttatttgttttgaagagaaaattgtgttgcCGAGAATCACtgcatatatatgtgtgtgtgtgtatatacacacacaacaaCTTGgggagggggatttgaaccctggtTCTCCTTATAAAGGAGACCAGGTAATGCCACTGAGCTACAAGGCCCTTGGCTGAGAGTCACTTCAGATATGTaccaatactaaaaaaaaataagcttTTAATTCATCAACAAGCTGGAAATAGACCTAGAGCATCCTGATAAAGAAAATCAGAAAAGAGCTACAGATCAAATATTAGAAGCCAAAAATGTCTTTAATGCTATATATACAAGGGGGAAAAGGGAGTGTACCATTTTGGGCCCAATTAACTCCACATTCTGAACAATGGATGAAGTCAAAAGCCTGGCTAGGATACAACAGACGATGCGTAGCAAATGTAGCTACCATGGCAGGCACACCACGTTCTAGAGCAAACTGAATCTGGTTTGCATATTCGTCTTTTGGCGCTATTGACAGAGTGGTCACATTACGTTGCATCAAAAGGGCACCAAAATCTGCTACTCCACTACCAATGTCCAATGCTACTCGGGTCTTTTGGCCAAAACCAATGTCGGGAATCATCTGTGCATTCAATTAAAGAGACAGCAATCAATGTCATGCACATGCATACTAATATGTAATGAGAATTACAGAAAAGACTGACCTTAGAAATCCGATCCAAGTGACTAATCACCCTTCCACCTCCTGGAAAAACGtacatattattttttattgatatccATTTTTGACTACCTTTAGCTTCAAACAGACTTGTACGGGGAACATTAGTCAACCACACCTGCAATTCTATCTCATAGTTAGTGAAAAAAGCTAAAAGTCCCCCAAAGGTGTGAACAAGATGAAACGGTAATGTACCACAGACTGAATAACTATGGAGATGTAACAGCTGAGTAATTGGTTTTCCTTGCCACCAAAAGTCCCTaacataaacttttttttttccttctaaataTCATCAATTCGGTTCTATCTCTAGCTTCTCAAGAATAATTTACTTTTGTAAATCAATCAATCTCATATTATCTAGAGGCAAATTCTATAATGAAGTTCAAAAAAGCTCATAATTTGAAAAAGTGCAATTTGAAAACGCATTACCAAACGGGCTCTAGACTTTATACACACAATCCATCATTTCCGAATTGTTAACTACGCGATCACAAACAATTCTACCTTAAATCACTCAAAcaactaattaaaaaacaataatcatAATGAATTATGAATAGTAATCACAATTtattaaacaatataataaaataaccaGAGAAAGCAGGCATATTTGATTGGTGGAAATGAAAGTAACCTGGTTTCGGCTCTGAGGCCAAGGTATCCTAACTTGGTATCCCTCGGGCCTCGGCACCACGCAATCCAAGGGCTGAGGAGGACAATGCCGCTCGTATTTTTCAACACTCTCACTCAAATGCAAGCGCTTAATCTCCTCCACATTGTCCAAACACGGCACATAGTGGCTCAGACTTTTATCCTCGCACACCTTAAACTTCTCAACCTTAACCCTCTTACCAccattcctctctttctccttctctttctctttctctttttctctctcatactcTAACTCCTCGTCGTCAAAACCCTCGTCGATCTCGCCGACCTCGAAATCAGTCGACATCGCGCCATTCTCGTCTACTATCCCCATCCTTATCAACATGTCCATCTTCGGAGGCTTCGGCGGCGGAGGAGGAGGCGGCGACGGAGACGGTGGAGGCGGAGGCGGAGGAGATGACGTCGTTGTCGTCGTTTCGTGAAGCGTAGTCGGAAGAGGGGGTGGAGAAGACGGTGTCGTATTGGAGAGGAGAAGAGGGAGAGAGGAGAAGATGAGAGAAGGGTTGTAGGAGGAAGAGAAAGGgttgaagaggaagaagagggagagggagagaagggcaATCACTGTAATTTTGACGAAAGCCGGGGATTTAACCACATCGTTAAGCCTCGTCGTCGTCGTCATGATTCAacttctctctcactctgtTTGTTTCTCGAGAAACTGTGGGGAAAATAAAAAGCACAGATATATCATAAATATACTATGAGTCTATGAGATaagaattgagagagagagagagagagagagacaaagagaatttaaggaataaaaagacaaaaatgggATTGACGAAGAAGTTGCTGTATTTggatttattttgaaatcagTGAATGTAGGGAACTGGGAACTCTTTCAGAGTCAGTGAAGTATCGGTGCTCACGTGGGACCACGTGGGGGACCTTCCTAATCTATataaataagaagagacaaGGGGACCATGTTTAAGTTCTTGTGCACGCATTAGAAGCCTTCGGTGTCGGAAAGGTATCGTTTCGTTTCTCGGTCGGGGTGAAGTGTGTAATCAATTACTGATCTATGTCAGTATAGCACTAGGAGAAGAAGTATCgtattaatcattttttttttttaaattccttctATTTTGGAATTTGTAGGgctaactaaaatatttttacaattgattttaactattttttgagAGGTTTTTAATTTATGGTATCCGTtcttaataatagtttttttattattagacaaatatatcaattggtttttagAGTAAGCGGGGAttgaattctaaattttttattcaactatacaaaattttaccagttgaattaACAGGAACTCACAACTGATTCTAACTTTTTATTTCACTGTTGCTTGTTTAATTTGACAACTATACCATAGAATATAGATGAAATTGTCCAATTTTACATCTTGGCAAGTTGTTAATTTACAATGAGAATAACATCACAATTACATAACAAAAAAACTCTTATAACCCGATTGACACCTTTTATTATTTACAATAAATATAATCTGATAGTGCCCAAAAAATTAGTAGGCTGAATAATCCAGACTTCAATGGGTTGGTGTGGGC is part of the Quercus robur chromosome 9, dhQueRobu3.1, whole genome shotgun sequence genome and harbors:
- the LOC126700593 gene encoding probable methyltransferase PMT10 isoform X2, giving the protein MTTTTRLNDVVKSPAFVKITVIALLSLSLFFLFNPFSSSYNPSLIFSSLPLLLSNTTPSSPPPLPTTLHETTTTTSSPPPPPPPSPSPPPPPPPKPPKMDMLIRMGIVDENGAMSTDFEVGEIDEGFDDEELEYEREKEKEKEKEKERNGGKRVKVEKFKVCEDKSLSHYVPCLDNVEEIKRLHLSESVEKYERHCPPQPLDCVVPRPEGYQVRIPWPQSRNQVWLTNVPRTSLFEAKGSQKWISIKNNMYVFPGGGRVISHLDRISKMIPDIGFGQKTRVALDIGSGVADFGALLMQRNVTTLSIAPKDEYANQIQFALERGVPAMVATFATHRLLYPSQAFDFIHCSECGVNWAQNDGIMLLEANRMLRAGGYFIWAAEAVYKREENLREQWRGIENLATRICWELVKKEGYLAVWRKPLNNSCYLNRAGEVQPPLCDSDDDPDKVWYVNLRTCITRLPENGYGANVTTWPSRLHYPPDRLQSIEMDAYISRKEIFKAESKYWNEIITGYVGAFHWREFKLRNVLDMRAGYGGFAAALHDLEINCWVMNVVPVSGPNTLPVIYDRGLIGVRHDWCEPFDTYPRTYDLLHANGLFSVEKKRQRCDFSTIMLEMDRMLRPDGRVYIRDTIAVIGEVNEIASALGWVPQLRETGEGPHSSWRILICDKQERKKKNKKQRRKKHISQGTVASKPR
- the LOC126700593 gene encoding probable methyltransferase PMT10 isoform X3, which gives rise to MTTTTRLNDVVKSPAFVKITVIALLSLSLFFLFNPFSSSYNPSLIFSSLPLLLSNTTPSSPPPLPTTLHETTTTTSSPPPPPPPSPSPPPPPPPKPPKMDMLIRMGIVDENGAMSTDFEVGEIDEGFDDEELEYEREKEKEKEKEKERNGGKRVKVEKFKVCEDKSLSHYVPCLDNVEEIKRLHLSESVEKYERHCPPQPLDCVVPRPEGYQVRIPWPQSRNQVWLTNVPRTSLFEAKGSQKWISIKNNMYVFPGGGRVISHLDRISKMIPDIGFGQKTRVALDIGSGVADFGALLMQRNVTTLSIAPKDEYANQIQFALERGVPAMVATFATHRLLYPSQAFDFIHCSECGVNWAQNDGIMLLEANRMLRAGGYFIWAAEAVYKREENLREQWRGIENLATRICWELVKKEGYLAVWRKPLNNSCYLNRAGEVQPPLCDSDDDPDKVWYVNLRTCITRLPENGYGANVTTWPSRLHYPPDRLQSIEMDAYISRKEIFKAESKYWNEIITGYVGAFHWREFKLRNVLDMRAGYGGFAAALHDLEINCWVMNVVPVSGPNTLPVIYDRGLIGVRHDWCEPFDTYPRTYDLLHANGLFSVEKKRQRCDFSTIMLEMDRMLRPDGRVYIRDTISVIGEVNEIASALGWVPQLRETGEGPHSSWRILICDKQERKKKNKKQRRKKHISQGTVASKPR
- the LOC126700593 gene encoding probable methyltransferase PMT10 isoform X4 codes for the protein MTTTTRLNDVVKSPAFVKITVIALLSLSLFFLFNPFSSSYNPSLIFSSLPLLLSNTTPSSPPPLPTTLHETTTTTSSPPPPPPPSPSPPPPPPPKPPKMDMLIRMGIVDENGAMSTDFEVGEIDEGFDDEELEYEREKEKEKEKEKERNGGKRVKVEKFKVCEDKSLSHYVPCLDNVEEIKRLHLSESVEKYERHCPPQPLDCVVPRPEGYQVRIPWPQSRNQVWLTNVPRTSLFEAKGSQKWISIKNNMYVFPGGGRVISHLDRISKMIPDIGFGQKTRVALDIGSGVADFGALLMQRNVTTLSIAPKDEYANQIQFALERGVPAMVATFATHRLLYPSQAFDFIHCSECGVNWAQNDGIMLLEANRMLRAGGYFIWAAEAVYKREENLREQWRGIENLATRICWELVKKEGYLAVWRKPLNNSCYLNRAGEVQPPLCDSDDDPDKVWYVNLRTCITRLPENGYGANVTTWPSRLHYPPDRLQSIEMDAYISRKEIFKAESKYWNEIITGYVGAFHWREFKLRNVLDMRAGYGGFAAALHDLEINCWVMNVVPVSGPNTLPVIYDRGLIGVRHDWCEPFDTYPRTYDLLHANGLFSVEKKRQRCDFSTIMLEMDRMLRPDGRVYIRDTISVIGEVNEIASALGWVPQLRETGEGPHSSWRILICDKQRKKKNKKQRRKKHISQGTVASKPR
- the LOC126700593 gene encoding probable methyltransferase PMT10 isoform X7; this translates as MTTTTRLNDVVKSPAFVKITVIALLSLSLFFLFNPFSSSYNPSLIFSSLPLLLSNTTPSSPPPLPTTLHETTTTTSSPPPPPPPSPSPPPPPPPKPPKMDMLIRMGIVDENGAMSTDFEVGEIDEGFDDEELEYEREKEKEKEKEKERNGGKRVKVEKFKVCEDKSLSHYVPCLDNVEEIKRLHLSESVEKYERHCPPQPLDCVVPRPEGYQVRIPWPQSRNQVWLTNVPRTSLFEAKGSQKWISIKNNMYVFPGGGRVISHLDRISKMIPDIGFGQKTRVALDIGSGVADFGALLMQRNVTTLSIAPKDEYANQIQFALERGVPAMVATFATHRLLYPSQAFDFIHCSECGVNWAQNDGIMLLEANRMLRAGGYFIWAAEAVYKREENLREQWRGIENLATRICWELVKKEGYLAVWRKPLNNSCYLNRAGEVQPPLCDSDDDPDKVWYVNLRTCITRLPENGYGANVTTWPSRLHYPPDRLQSIEMDAYISRKEIFKAESKYWNEIITGYVGAFHWREFKLRNVLDMRAGYGGFAAALHDLEINCWVMNVVPVSGPNTLPVIYDRGLIGVRHDWCEPFDTYPRTYDLLHANGLFSVEKKRQRCDFSTIMLEMDRMLRPDGRVYIRDTIAVIGEVNEIASALGWVPQLRETGEGPHSSWRILICDKRM
- the LOC126700593 gene encoding probable methyltransferase PMT10 isoform X6, translated to MTTTTRLNDVVKSPAFVKITVIALLSLSLFFLFNPFSSSYNPSLIFSSLPLLLSNTTPSSPPPLPTTLHETTTTTSSPPPPPPPSPSPPPPPPPKPPKMDMLIRMGIVDENGAMSTDFEVGEIDEGFDDEELEYEREKEKEKEKEKERNGGKRVKVEKFKVCEDKSLSHYVPCLDNVEEIKRLHLSESVEKYERHCPPQPLDCVVPRPEGYQVRIPWPQSRNQVWLTNVPRTSLFEAKGSQKWISIKNNMYVFPGGGRVISHLDRISKMIPDIGFGQKTRVALDIGSGVADFGALLMQRNVTTLSIAPKDEYANQIQFALERGVPAMVATFATHRLLYPSQAFDFIHCSECGVNWAQNDGIMLLEANRMLRAGGYFIWAAEAVYKREENLREQWRGIENLATRICWELVKKEGYLAVWRKPLNNSCYLNRAGEVQPPLCDSDDDPDKVWYVNLRTCITRLPENGYGANVTTWPSRLHYPPDRLQSIEMDAYISRKEIFKAESKYWNEIITGYVGAFHWREFKLRNVLDMRAGYGGFAAALHDLEINCWVMNVVPVSGPNTLPVIYDRGLIGVRHDWCEPFDTYPRTYDLLHANGLFSVEKKRQRCDFSTIMLEMDRMLRPDGRVYIRDTIAVIGEVNEIASALGWVPQLRETGEGPHSSWRILICDKQRKKKNKKQRRKKHIN
- the LOC126700593 gene encoding probable methyltransferase PMT10 isoform X5, whose protein sequence is MTTTTRLNDVVKSPAFVKITVIALLSLSLFFLFNPFSSSYNPSLIFSSLPLLLSNTTPSSPPPLPTTLHETTTTTSSPPPPPPPSPSPPPPPPPKPPKMDMLIRMGIVDENGAMSTDFEVGEIDEGFDDEELEYEREKEKEKEKEKERNGGKRVKVEKFKVCEDKSLSHYVPCLDNVEEIKRLHLSESVEKYERHCPPQPLDCVVPRPEGYQVRIPWPQSRNQVWLTNVPRTSLFEAKGSQKWISIKNNMYVFPGGGRVISHLDRISKMIPDIGFGQKTRVALDIGSGVADFGALLMQRNVTTLSIAPKDEYANQIQFALERGVPAMVATFATHRLLYPSQAFDFIHCSECGVNWAQNDGIMLLEANRMLRAGGYFIWAAEAVYKREENLREQWRGIENLATRICWELVKKEGYLAVWRKPLNNSCYLNRAGEVQPPLCDSDDDPDKVWYVNLRTCITRLPENGYGANVTTWPSRLHYPPDRLQSIEMDAYISRKEIFKAESKYWNEIITGYVGAFHWREFKLRNVLDMRAGYGGFAAALHDLEINCWVMNVVPVSGPNTLPVIYDRGLIGVRHDWCEPFDTYPRTYDLLHANGLFSVEKKRQRCDFSTIMLEMDRMLRPDGRVYIRDTIAVIGEVNEIASALGWVPQLRETGEGPHSSWRILICDKQERKKKNKKQRRKKHIN
- the LOC126700593 gene encoding probable methyltransferase PMT10 isoform X8 gives rise to the protein MTTTTRLNDVVKSPAFVKITVIALLSLSLFFLFNPFSSSYNPSLIFSSLPLLLSNTTPSSPPPLPTTLHETTTTTSSPPPPPPPSPSPPPPPPPKPPKMDMLIRMGIVDENGAMSTDFEVGEIDEGFDDEELEYEREKEKEKEKEKERNGGKRVKVEKFKVCEDKSLSHYVPCLDNVEEIKRLHLSESVEKYERHCPPQPLDCVVPRPEGYQVRIPWPQSRNQVWLTNVPRTSLFEAKGSQKWISIKNNMYVFPGGGRVISHLDRISKMIPDIGFGQKTRVALDIGSGVADFGALLMQRNVTTLSIAPKDEYANQIQFALERGVPAMVATFATHRLLYPSQAFDFIHCSECGVNWAQNDGIMLLEANRMLRAGGYFIWAAEAVYKREENLREQWRGIENLATRICWELVKKEGYLAVWRKPLNNSCYLNRAGEVQPPLCDSDDDPDKVWYVNLRTCITRLPENGYGANVTTWPSRLHYPPDRLQSIEMDAYISRKEIFKAESKYWNEIITGYVGAFHWREFKLRNVLDMRAGYGGFAAALHDLEINCWVMNVVPVSGPNTLPVIYDRGLI